One genomic window of Panulirus ornatus isolate Po-2019 chromosome 14, ASM3632096v1, whole genome shotgun sequence includes the following:
- the RpL15 gene encoding large ribosomal subunit protein eL15: MGAYKYMQEIYRKKQSDVMRYLLRLRAWQYRHLNKLHRAPRPSRPEKARRLGYKSKPGFVIYRIRVRRGGRKRPVPKGATYGKPKSHGVNQLKPTRNLQSLAEERAGRRLGSLRVLNSYWVAQDSTFKYFEVIMVDFSRNAIRRNGSFNWICKPTHKHREMRGKTSAGRKHRGLGRGFHFNQTKGGSRRSAWLRRNTLSLRRKR; the protein is encoded by the exons ATGGGTGCATACAAATACATGCaagaaatatacagaaaaaagcAGAGCGATGTTATGCGCTATCTCTTACGTTTACGTGCCTGGCAGTACAGGCACTTGAATAAGTTGCATCGTGCTCCCAGGCCCTCACGTCCTGAAAAGGCACGCAGACTTGGATACAAGTCTAAGCCAG GCTTTGTGATCTATCGCATCCGAGTTCGTCGTGGTGGTCGCAAGCGTCCAGTGCCCAAGGGTGCCACATATGGTAAACCCAAGAGCCATGGTGTAAACCAGTTAAAACCCACCCGTAACTTGCAGTCATTAGCTGAG GAGCGAGCTGGCAGGAGACTCGGTAGCCTTCGTGTACTGAATAGCTATTGGGTTGCTCAGGACTCTACTTTCAAATACTTTGAGGTTATCATGGTTGACTTTAGCCGCAATGCTATTCGGAGGAATGGATCATTCAATTGGATATGTAAACCCACACACAAGCACCGTGAGATGCGTGGCAAGACATCTGCAGGCCGCAAGCACCGTGGTCTGGGACGTGGTTTCCACTTCAATCAGACAAAGGGAGGGTCTCGTCGCTCTGCCTGGTTGAGGCGCAATACCTTGTCTTTACGCAGGAAGCGTTAA